In Synechococcales cyanobacterium T60_A2020_003, the DNA window TATAGCGCTAGCCATATCGGTTAGGACATTTTGGTGGGGCGGCTTCGCCGCCCCACCAAAATGTCCATGTCCTAAGCTAGCTGGCAACAGCTATATGCGAGTTAGGAACTATAGCGTGTAGGTAAACCCATCCACGAGGACACCGGGAACGAGCGTTCCCCCCAGATCCCGATGGTCATAACTGCCGACGTCTGGAATCACCTCTTGGGTATGGGTCAGGTCAACAAGGCGATCGCCAAAGCATTGATACAAACTCTCATCGAACCGGAGATTTTCAATGGGCGCAACGATGTCTCCCTGCTCGACCCAAAAACAGGCGTAGCGGGTCATGCCCGTAATTCGTCCCGTGGGGCGATCGCTCCAGTTGAGGTAGTGCAGGTTCGACAGATAGAGTCCCGTCCCTAGTTCTGCCAGGATCTGATCGGGCAATAGCGAACCGGGCTTCACTTCGGGCGATCGCAACTGTTCGCTGGCCGATGCGCCATTGGCAACTTTGCCGTACTCCTTAGCGGTGCGGGAACAAACCAGGGTATTCACCAACTGGCCTTTGACGATGAGTGGCAGTTCGATCGGTGCCGTTTCACCCAGGCTATTAAAGCGGGGGACCAACCCTTGCCGAAAGTTTTCAGACAGATTAAACAATGGAGATAGGGTGCGATCGCCCCGTTGCAGCAACCCCAGGGCACTATGCCCCCGTTGCAGGGCTGACTCGCTAATTCCGCCCCAGGAAAACATGCTGATCAGATCCGCGACCGCTGCCGGAGCGAGGTAAGTCCGGTACTGTCCAGGGGCGATCGCTCTGGGGGGCATCGCCATTCGCTGGAGCTGTTGTTTGGATTGGGTCAGCTTGGTAATAATCTTATCCTGCTGCCAGTCGCTACCTGCAACGGTTCCCTTTACGGCCTGTCCGTCGTCGGTAAAGAGAGAATAGTCCAGCGTGAAGGAATCCGTCGCGAACCAGTGCTGAGTGCCGCAGGAGTCGGCATAGGCACGGATGGACACCCCACCCGCATACAGTCCGGCAAAGTCGCAGTCGGTAACGGTGGGCAAAATCGCATCCGCTACGTCTTCTGAAATCAGCAAATGACCGACATGGACATCGCGGCTGCTCTCTTGCAGACTCGGCAGCACGAGATACGGATCGATGGGTAGGTAGACCAACTCATCGCGAACGTCCTCTAATGCGGTTTTGAGAACGGGAAGATCGAGATCCCACTCGCCCGTAAACGGAATTTGGCAAAAGCTTTGGCGATCCTGCTCCATCAGCGTCAGGGTAAGCTGGCCATCGGTGACGAGTCCAGCCTGCCGTACTCGCGCCCGGTTGAAGCGTATGAAGTGGCTGTGTTCGCCCATGAGTTCTAACGTGAACTGTTCGGTGGGGAATAGGGCATTCCGTAACCACTCCACAAGCTGCGTAAAGGTGGTTTCGAGATCGGCGATCGCGCTCATTTGCCCCCTCCAAACACGTCAATCCCGGCGAACACGCAAACGGGAGAACCATGCCCCACACGAATCAGTTGGTTCGGTTCACCTTTGCCGCAGAAAGGGGTGCCGTAGTGTTGCCAAGTCGAGCGATCGCCCACCTGCACCAAACTGTGCCAGAATTCCGGGGTGGTCGCCCGATAGTTGGGATTGCGTAAAGTCTTTGTGAACTGGCCGTTCTCGATCAGTCGCCCATACTCGCAGCCAAACTGAAACTTGTAGCGCTGGTCATCAATTGACCACGAGCGATTCGTTTCCATATAAACTCCGCGCTCAATGCTGGACACCATCGCCGCTAGGGATTGGCTACCGGGTTCCAGGTTGATATTTGCCATCCGGTCAATCGGGGGACGATTCCACGACGACGCCCGCGCACAGGCCACACCGGGCACGCCCAAACGCTCCTGACTTTCCAAACTGCCCAAGCCCCGTTCTAGGCGACCGTTGCGGATCAGGTATTCCCGGTGGGCAGGGGCTCCGGTGTCGTCAAACTGGTAGCTGGCAAATTCTCCGGCCACCGTAGGATCAAAGGTGATGTTCATCAGTTCCGAACCGTACTGTCGCTGCCCAAAATCAGTCGGTTGAACAAAGCTACCCCCGGCATAGTTGCGCTCATCCCCCAAAATTCGGTCAAGTTCCAGCGGATGCCCAACACTTTCGTGAATTTGCAGCATCATCTGGTCGGGAGCCAGCATCAGCGTGGTGTTCTCCGTTGGACAGTCCTCGGCGGTCAACAGTTCAACCGCCTGTTCCCCGACCTGGAGCGATCGCGCCCAAAGGTCATCGGTCAGAAAATGCTCCCATCCTCCCTGATAGGCATGGGCTAGAAAGCCGTTATTGCTGCGCTGCTGTACGACTGCTCCATCTTGCGCCGTTGCTCCGTAGTGGGTTTCTATGAGGCGAAAATGCTGGTGAGCTTGGGAACCATTGGAACTCACAAACCAGGTTTCCAGGCTCGTGGTGATGGCGGTTGCCATGGTTTGAACCACCTGGTCGGACACCTTCAAGGTTGTACAGAGCCGCATCAAGATATCGTTCACATCGGCAGGACTGAGGGCATCCGGCGCGTGGAGACTGGGTGCAATGAATTGCCCTACCACCTTGGGACGAACGGCAGGAGTCAGCATGTGAATGCCCCACTCGCTGGAGGCGATCGCCTGCTGGTAGGCGTTTTCAACGGCTTGATGTACGCTTTCCCGATCCATCCGGTTCACCGCTGCATAGCCAAGTTGCCCCCGCACCAGGACTTCGACCATTAACCCTTGGCTGAGCGATCGCCCATTCTGGGTTGGAATCGCGTCCCGCATGGATCGGATATTTCGCTGTTCGCGAACCGCTCTGAACCCGACCCAGTCTGCGGCTACCGTCACGTCATCCAGTAATTTTGATAGTTCAGAAATCATGGTGTGCCCACATGCGATCGGAAACTTGAAAAGGGGCGATCGCCGTTACGCATCGCTTTGGGAGG includes these proteins:
- a CDS encoding TldD/PmbA family protein translates to MISELSKLLDDVTVAADWVGFRAVREQRNIRSMRDAIPTQNGRSLSQGLMVEVLVRGQLGYAAVNRMDRESVHQAVENAYQQAIASSEWGIHMLTPAVRPKVVGQFIAPSLHAPDALSPADVNDILMRLCTTLKVSDQVVQTMATAITTSLETWFVSSNGSQAHQHFRLIETHYGATAQDGAVVQQRSNNGFLAHAYQGGWEHFLTDDLWARSLQVGEQAVELLTAEDCPTENTTLMLAPDQMMLQIHESVGHPLELDRILGDERNYAGGSFVQPTDFGQRQYGSELMNITFDPTVAGEFASYQFDDTGAPAHREYLIRNGRLERGLGSLESQERLGVPGVACARASSWNRPPIDRMANINLEPGSQSLAAMVSSIERGVYMETNRSWSIDDQRYKFQFGCEYGRLIENGQFTKTLRNPNYRATTPEFWHSLVQVGDRSTWQHYGTPFCGKGEPNQLIRVGHGSPVCVFAGIDVFGGGK
- a CDS encoding TldD/PmbA family protein, with the translated sequence MSAIADLETTFTQLVEWLRNALFPTEQFTLELMGEHSHFIRFNRARVRQAGLVTDGQLTLTLMEQDRQSFCQIPFTGEWDLDLPVLKTALEDVRDELVYLPIDPYLVLPSLQESSRDVHVGHLLISEDVADAILPTVTDCDFAGLYAGGVSIRAYADSCGTQHWFATDSFTLDYSLFTDDGQAVKGTVAGSDWQQDKIITKLTQSKQQLQRMAMPPRAIAPGQYRTYLAPAAVADLISMFSWGGISESALQRGHSALGLLQRGDRTLSPLFNLSENFRQGLVPRFNSLGETAPIELPLIVKGQLVNTLVCSRTAKEYGKVANGASASEQLRSPEVKPGSLLPDQILAELGTGLYLSNLHYLNWSDRPTGRITGMTRYACFWVEQGDIVAPIENLRFDESLYQCFGDRLVDLTHTQEVIPDVGSYDHRDLGGTLVPGVLVDGFTYTL